CCTTTGATTTAACCTGCTTCGGAAGTCTCCTCTAAGCGGGTTGTCATGATTTTATAGAGGGAATTCTTCGGGAATCTGTCTACAAATGGGATAATGACATTTCCATAGAACAAAAGTCCTTCCCCCTCATTACTGTTGGTTACATAGGACAGCTGGGTTGGTGAGATATTCAGCTGCTTTGCCAGAATCTGCCTGTCTCCGGAAGCCTGGTTCAGCATATAAATAAAATCTGAATTTTCAAATATATTCTCTATCTCCCTGGAAGACAATAAATCTTTTATATTCTGGGTGATTCCAGTTGGAATACCACCCCATTTACGAAATCTCTTCCATATCTCCACACTATAAGCTGCGGTCTGCTCTTCCTTCAAAAGAAATCTCGATAGGTCAGACGCTTTCACGCCTTTCGCCCCGAGCCACACCGTGCAAGCAACTTTCATTGCACACGGCGTTCCATGGGATAAGTCTTTATTGCTAATACAGTCACTTCAAAGTCTGGTTAATTGTTATAAGGTTAATTGCTTCCAATCCTGCTTTAGCTCTCCATTTGTTGAGCTTTGCAATCTTGGCAGGTCCCCTACAATCGAATAAATCGATGAGGGACTTGATGATTTTCACGTCATTAGAATAGATAAGGCTCTTTATATCTTTGTGTACGATTCTGAGGTTTGCATATTCATCCGTACCACCTTGGCTTGGTGGATTAAGATATATGCATTCCACATCTTCAAACGCAAGAGACACCTTTGAGAGTTCACACTTACCCTTTGATGCCACAAATCTTGATAGGCGGTTGTCACAGAATTCGATACTATGATTCGTGTCGTTATCTCTACTCAACTTCAACAGCGTTTCTCCATATTCAGATTTAGCAAGCATGCGGTGAATACGTTCACGTCCCTGTGGGGTGTAACGATTGGTGTCCACTCGGTAGAACATTGGATTTTGCGTCCTACAGTATGCTACAGGAACGACAATCATACCATTGATATATCTAACCTGTTTGGACTCCCCATATTTCTGATAGAAATATTCGTCCATCGCACCTTTCAATGTCGGCGGTTTTTCCTTGGAGAGGTCAGCCCGACTATTCAGTCTCGTCTTCATGGTTATGTCAATCGACGGGAACAGTCTGTGAACATCTGAATTTATCATAGTAGCCATGTTATAGTACTGATGCATACCTACGACTGCTTGGTTGTATCTGATGAGGTCATCGTGCTGTGATTGTTCACTCTCGTGAGATTTACAGGCCTGCGCCATGGCATTTTTCAGCTTCACTCGTTGAGAATTGATGGCTTTGTCAGTCATATGAGACTTGATAGACCATTTCTTTCCCTTCTTGTAAAGTTTAAATTTTATGCCTAAGAAGTCGCTATAGCCTTTGGTAAGATTCGTAATTCGTGACTTATCTGGAGATGTTTCCAGCTTTAGTCTGTCCATTAGCCATTGCTCGACCGCATGCTTTAGCTTGGAAGCATCAGAATACGACCTGCAAAATATCTTAAAATCATCCGCATATCTCACTATGTGGCACTCTTTCAATCTGGACTGTCGCAACTTCTTGTACAGATTCCCTTTATTCGGAGTACCATTTTTATTCATATAAATATCGCTTTTCAGAGGATGCTTTGCAGGCATTTCCTCCCATTGACTGGCTATCCACCAATCAAGCTCATTCAGCACAATATTTGCCAGTAAGGGACTAAGTACACCGCCCTGTGGCGTGCCTTTGTCGGGTACCGTTCTAACCCCATTTTCTTCAATTGGAGCTTTTAGCATTTTTCCAATTAAGGAAATCAGCCTTTTATCACGTATTCCCATCGTCCATATCTGTTTTAGTAGCTTTCCATGGTCGACATTATCAAAAAATCCCTTGATATCTACATCAACTACATAGTGGAATCCGTCCACCTGCGCCAGTTTGTAACACACGGCAACGGCATTCTTAGTGCTACGATTCGGTCTGAAACCATAACTGTGCCGATAAAACTTGGCTTCGCATATAGGCTCCATGACCTGCAACACGCTTTGTTGTACAATCCTATCTAATACCGTAGGGATTCCTAATGGTCGCATTTTCCCATTTGGCTTTGGGATATATACCCTTCTCACCGCTTTAGGCTGATAGTTAAGAATTTTGTCCCTAACACATTGAACCAATGCTTCCTCTGACATCTCAGCTAAGTCCTTAAAGGTCTTACCGTCGACACCAGGTGTGCTGCTTCCTTTGTTTGATTTGAGATTGCGGTATGCCATTTTGATATTGGCATCTGAACCGATAATACTTATCAGATTCGTGAAAATCTTTTCGCTCGCACTATCCGCATATAATGCGTCCTGTACTTCGACCATGCCGTAGTACTCAGCATATCGGATAGCACTTTTCTTTAACAATTCCTTTCTTTGCATAGTCAACATCACCTCACTCTCGCAAGACTTGTTTCTCTTAGTCATACTCGAACCTATGAATGTTAACTGCATTACTTTATTACACTTGTTTTGTCGACTGGCAGACTGACCAGTCGTCCCACTAGAGGCTGTTGCTCCACTCCCATTACAGAAGCTTCATCGCTCGTGCCTCCGCTCTCACAACGATAAAGGTAAGTTATACAGTGTGTTTTCCTTACCAACAGGTCATAGCATGTGCAACTGCTCGCTGTTCGTTGCTTTCGACGTTCCAATATGATGCAATATACTGTACTTAGGTGCTTCCTTTGAGCCTGCTGATTTCCATTGCCTGTAACAATGCTCCGACTTTCACTTCCACCCAGTTACTTTTCGGTAATCAGCGCCAAACCGTTGGCATACGCTTTTCAACGCATTCGAATTTTAGACTCTTTAAATCGTCAGTTCGTCCCCACTTCCGTGGATACTCACCATATACAGCTTCACTACATAATCACAGGCAACCCACACCTCTGTGAATCTTTCCTCAGCCTTACCTGTTAGGACCTGCTTTTTGCTCTTCACCCTAACTTTTGACAACCCGATAGTTCTTGCACAACTATCACGCTGTAGGGAGTTTGTGTGTGTCCCTTCCGGGCGTTACCCCTTCATTTGAACAACACCATATCAGTTGTATCAGTAGCTTTTCTTTTTATGGACGGCTACTGACCCCGCTGTCTATTCAACAAGCGGAACGTCTCGTCCGATGGAACTCATCCACATAGTATCTGGTGGACTTATGAGCAGAACGGTTCATTGTTACCCTGTTCCAGACCTGATCCTGAATGACAAGCATCCCAATCTTTTTCAACTGCTTACCAAGTTCCTTGATATCAAAGCAGACAATGCGGTTATTGATGTCCACGTTTGTCTGATGGTTAAACACATTCAAAGAACCTGTAACATAGATTTCCAACGAAGTGGCCAGTCGCTGTGCTTCTGGCTCTTCCTGTTTTCTCAGAAGGTTATATAAATCCTCCAAGATTGGCATCTTCTCCGGTACTGGATCGGCAAGATATTCCTGATATACTAACCGCACACAACGGTCAATGATGGTCTTTTCTACCGGCTCCAGTCCATTCTTTCCTCCAACAATCAGCTCACACAAAGACAGAATAAAATCTGCTTTCAATGACAGTGGATTATCTTCCTCGGAATAGTTCAGGTTCAGATCCATTGGATTGATATACTGGTCAGATACTGGCGAAACCCGAACTACCTGCCCATGCAGTGCCTGCACAAGTGCCGAATATTCGGCTTCTGGATCACAGATAATGATATCGTCTTCCGTGATCAAAAAGCAGTTTGTAATTTCCCTCTTTGCTGAGAAAGACTTACCGGAACCTGGTGTACCAAGAATCAGTCCATTCGGGTTCTTCAAACGTTTCCGATCAACCATGATCATGTTGTTGGATAATGCATTCAATCCATAATAAAGAGCTTCCCCTTCCTGAAACAGTTCCTGTGTCGTAAATGGCACGAAGATCGCTGTTGAAGATGTGGTAAGCCCTCTCTGAATTTCAATCCGATTGACTCCCAGTGGAATACAGGACATGAGTGCTGCTTCCTGCTGATAATCCAGTTGTTTTAAAGAACAGTTATATTTCTGTGCAATTCCCTGCACCTGGAAAATATTGTTATCCAGTTTCTGACGCTTCCTTGCGGTATTCATCACCAGAACCGTTACAAGAAACATTCGTTCATTTCTGGACTGCAGATCTTCCAACAGGTTCTTCGCCTCTTCTCCATAAGTCACAAGGTCCGATGGAAGCACGTCCATATCATAACCGGAACGTACTGCCCGCTTCTGCTCTTCAATCTTCATCTTATCCAGATCTGAAATCTTGCTCTTGATCATCTTGATCGCAGAACTCTGGTCAATGGACTGGATATGAATGTTAACATTGATGCTGTCATCCACATCCAAGAAATCTGCAAGCATCCGGTCTGTAAGCTCCGGTGCCAGAATCTGCAGATAACTCACACTTCCCATCGTTCTTCCCATCAAAAATGTCTGATTCTTGGAAAAGTTAAAGGAAGTCGGTGCAATAAAATCTTTGGTCTTTAATCCTGTTTCCGGAAGCATCTTATACTGGAACTTAAATGGTTCAATCCGATCCTGGTTGAACACATGATACAGAATCTCCAGCCTTTCCAGACCATTCAGGGAATGCGCCTGTGCTCCCAAAACCTTAAAGTTATTTAAGATATCTGTTTCGATTCTTTCAAGCCTTGGTCTTGCCACCTTCAGGTTTTCTGCTTCGATTCCAAAAGTGATATACTTTGTCTTTACCAGACCATTATTTCCTTTGGAAAGCTGATTTTTCAGCATAGTACGGTACTCTTCACGAATGGCATTGAAGTCATCGTTCTGATCCGGAATATCAATACTTTTTTCAAATTCTGCCACATCCACCTGCTGATTGATAAAGGACAGCTGCACACTGATGGAAGAATCAAAGTAATTTAAGAAATCACAGTAATTTTCAAATATCGTGGTCTTATCCTCATTTAGAGCAAGCTGATAGTTGATGTCATAAAACTGAATCGTCTTGGAGAAAAAGGTCTTTGTCACCTGGCAGATACCATCCTGCAGCATCCGAATATACGGAATACTCTGCTGTGCAGTTGTAGGAATGTTTTTCTGTTTCCTACGATCCCGTTCCTGCTTCTTTCTACGCTTTTCCTGTTCTCTTTCTTTTCTGCTTTTTTTGTTTCTTCTTTCCTGACGGTTTCTTTTTTCCGCCAGGGACAGACGCTCCTGCTGAGCCTCCTGCTTTGTCTTTTTTGCCATCCGGCACACCCTCCTTTTTCACAAGGGTGGAAATCTCCTGATAAAAATTTTCTGTCTTATATGGTCTTACTGCCGGACAGATAAACTTCTGTCGAATGATATTTGCCACCACTTTTTCAAAGGGAAGACCGTCTTTTTCATACATTGCCATGAAGAAAAACGGAAGCATGATCGTTACCATCAGGATGGCTGCGATACTGGAACCGATTGGTTTTCTCATGACCAGATAAAACGGAATTCCCACAACTGCGGCAAGTGAAAAGAAAATCAGCTGCCGCTTTGTCAGATTTAACGCTACTTTTGTTTTGACCTTGGTAAGGTCTTTTGGTACTGGTACATACGCCATGGTATGCGCTCCTTTCCTGGCCGTTAGTGGGCATTAAATATTGATTTGCTAAGGCTTCCGGTCTTGAATAATGAAAATGCAAGAATCACGGTATAAGCCGCTACTGAAAACATTGCTGCATGAAGGTCACTGGATATGGTCATTGCATTTACTAAAACTGCATAAATTCCCACACAGACCATCATGAAGAATCCCTGAAATGCCAGTGCGAACAAGCCTTTTAAATAGTTGTTTCCGATATTGCCCCATTCCTTATTGGTCATGGTGGCAAACGGAATTGGTGCTATGGAAGTATAAAGGTAAATTTCTATCATTCTTCCGAACAAGATTACCGTAATGATAATTGACAGAATGTGCATGGTAACACTGATCAACATCGTTTCCATGGATAGCAGGAACAAATCCCCTAACTCCATATCCTCCAGGGCATCCACAATCCGTGTAATTGCTTCTGTTGCATCCACCGCAGTGTTTCCTGATATCACCCCTGCGGCATTGTTGACCACATGCTGGCCAACATCAAAGACCGCCATCGTGATATTGAACGTATTTGTCACCAGATAAATGGCTACATACGCTTTGAAGATCCAGAGGAAAATGTTATAAGTCTCAAATTCATGGAAATTGTTTTTCTGTGTTACCATCGTGATCAATTCATAGCACAGGACAAAGGTGATGATCAGTCCCGCAATGGGGACAATCACCGTTTGGGATATATTCTGAATCAGATTAAAAATCCCTGCATTCCATCCTTGCGGTGTCTGTCCCACCTGCCCGGCTATGGTTCCCACCTGCTCATTGACAGACGTGAACATGTTATCCAAACTTGACTTAATAAGCCCGATCAGGATATCCTTTATCGCTTCCGTAATTCTCTCAATGATGGTGTTCATCTACCACTCCTCTTAAGAGAACAATGTTGCCAGCTGTGGAATCAGGGTAGTTCCCAGCAGCATAATTCCAGCACCAGCCATCAGCTGTTTGATGCCCTGGCTCTTAGCACCGGGATTGTCATTTCCATATCCTTCCAGAAGGTTTACGACACCCCACACGCCAAGACCTGCGCCGATTGCGACTACAAGAGTTTTTAAAGTTGTAATTGCACTGCTAAAAAATGCCATATACATTCACCAAAACTGACTTCTTTCAGGTGTTTACGGGAATGAAAAAACACCGACTAAAAAGCCGGCGCACCTAATGTCAGTTATTCCTTTCCTCATTATTTTTCGTTCATTCCCAAGGTTACTCCGACAACTCCACCTGAATTACCTCCACTTCTTCTTCGGGTTTCGGTGTGTACTGCGGATTTAACTCTTTTTCTACTTTGTATCGGTTTTTCTCATTTTCATCTGCAAGAAACCGATAATTTTTGTGTTTCGTGATATCATATTTGTCTGAGAAAAATGGTCTGGCACCACGAATCTGCAGGATACATTTTCCTCCATCCATGACTGCAATCTCATCTTCTGTCATCAGCTGTTTGCCTGTTTTCTGGTAATTCAATCCAAAGGACTTCTGATTGCTCCTCGTTTCCGAAGTGTTATACAGATCAATGGTTTCCTTACCCAGAAGTTCACTCATTTCCTTTAAGGTAGTTTTCTCTTTTCCACCAAGAAATAGTGTAGTATCACAGTTACCCAGAATGGTATCTGCACTATCCTTATACATTGCCTTTAGCTGACTCTGTGACTGCAAAATAATAGAAGCAGAGATTTCCCTGCTTCGGATAGTTGCAATCAGCTTGTCAAACTGAGGAATCTGCCCGATGTTGGCAAACTCATCAGCGATGACACGCACATGCACCGGAAGTCTTCCACCATATACATCGTCTGCCTTATCACAAAGCAAATTGAAAAGCTGTGACTGCAGCATCGCAATCACAAAGTTAAAGGTTGTATCTGTATCGGACATAATCAAGAACAAGGCTGTTTTCCTGTCCCCAATCTTATCCAGTTCCATTTCATCGTAAGACATGATCTCACGAAGTTCTGCGATATCAAATGGGGCAAGTCTGGCTCCACAGGATATCAAAATACTTTTCGCTGTCTTTCCAGCCGCCATTTTGTATTTTTTATATTGTCTGACCGCAAAATGCTGAGGTTCTTTTGCCTCCAGCTCTTCAAACAACATATCCACCGGATTCTGGTAAGTTTCATCCTCTTCACGGGTTTCACTTTCATTCAGCAGATCCAGAAGGGTGTTGAGATTTTTTTCTTCCTCTTTCCCCTCGTACCAGATAAACGCAATCAATGCTGTGTACAGCAATTTCTCTGCTTTCACCCAAAAATCTTCGGAAGCTTTTTCCCCTTCGCCTTTGGTATTAACAATGATTGTTGTAACCAGCTTCAGGATATCTTTTTCAGACCGTATATAAGCAAATGGATTGTAATGAAGCGATTTGGAAAAATTGATGGTATTCAGAACCTTAATCACATATGGCTCATGTACCACTTTTCCAGATTTATCTTTCATGATATTTCCATTCTTATCTTTCTTAGGTGGTCCCTTTGCTAACATCTTCCCACACTCTTCAATCAAAGTGCCTTTCGGATCTGTAATGACCATGGAACAGTTCATCTGCATGACCGATGGTTTTACGAAAAAACGTGTCTTACCGGAACCACTGCCGCCGATGACCACTATATTTTTATTTCTTGCATACTTCGGCTGCTTCGGTCTGCTCTCCATGGTCAGTGCTTCTGTTGCTGTCAATGGAATGTTCATCCATGGATCTTCCGACATATAAGGCTTGATATCCTCTGCGGTTCCCCATCTGGCTGAACCATACTCGATGCCTTTCCGTAATTTCTTTGCGTCTGCCTGTTTCTGCCAAACCAACACTTTCAGAACGACTGCAACAACAATACCTGCTAGCAGATCTTTCCAGTTATTGCTTAACACAAAACCAGCAAAAATCCGGTCTGCGTGTTCCATTGCATATAAAAATTTGTTCCCCATATCTTCTCCCGGACTGTTCCGGTAAAGAAAAAATGCCCGGTCTGCATAGAAAGCAGCCAGAGCATAAGGGATATTTGTAAGAACCAGTTTCTTTTTATCCAGGGCGGACAGCTTACCCCCGATTTTATTCTTCCACTTCTGCATCAGAGTTTTGCCGCTTTTCTTTTTCATCGACTCTGCTCCTGATGCCGGTTCTTTACTTTGTCCTTCGTCTTCTTTGGCATCATTGCCCGGTAAGCTGCAAGACGCTTATGAATGGAAGGCTTATTCGCTTTTTGAATCTGTTTCTGGGAAAACTCACGGAAAGCAGCATTGAGGGCATCCTGATCACGTCCCTTGAAAAATACCAGATAAACCGGAGGATCTTTGCTCTTGTCTTTTTTCAGAGCATAATTGATCCCGTATTTTCTGGCATACCGTTCAA
This Anaerobutyricum hallii DNA region includes the following protein-coding sequences:
- the ltrA gene encoding group II intron reverse transcriptase/maturase, yielding MQRKELLKKSAIRYAEYYGMVEVQDALYADSASEKIFTNLISIIGSDANIKMAYRNLKSNKGSSTPGVDGKTFKDLAEMSEEALVQCVRDKILNYQPKAVRRVYIPKPNGKMRPLGIPTVLDRIVQQSVLQVMEPICEAKFYRHSYGFRPNRSTKNAVAVCYKLAQVDGFHYVVDVDIKGFFDNVDHGKLLKQIWTMGIRDKRLISLIGKMLKAPIEENGVRTVPDKGTPQGGVLSPLLANIVLNELDWWIASQWEEMPAKHPLKSDIYMNKNGTPNKGNLYKKLRQSRLKECHIVRYADDFKIFCRSYSDASKLKHAVEQWLMDRLKLETSPDKSRITNLTKGYSDFLGIKFKLYKKGKKWSIKSHMTDKAINSQRVKLKNAMAQACKSHESEQSQHDDLIRYNQAVVGMHQYYNMATMINSDVHRLFPSIDITMKTRLNSRADLSKEKPPTLKGAMDEYFYQKYGESKQVRYINGMIVVPVAYCRTQNPMFYRVDTNRYTPQGRERIHRMLAKSEYGETLLKLSRDNDTNHSIEFCDNRLSRFVASKGKCELSKVSLAFEDVECIYLNPPSQGGTDEYANLRIVHKDIKSLIYSNDVKIIKSLIDLFDCRGPAKIAKLNKWRAKAGLEAINLITINQTLK
- a CDS encoding PrgI family protein produces the protein MAYVPVPKDLTKVKTKVALNLTKRQLIFFSLAAVVGIPFYLVMRKPIGSSIAAILMVTIMLPFFFMAMYEKDGLPFEKVVANIIRQKFICPAVRPYKTENFYQEISTLVKKEGVPDGKKDKAGGSAGASVPGGKKKPSGKKKQKKQKRKRTGKA
- a CDS encoding VirB6/TrbL-like conjugal transfer protein, CD1112 family; its protein translation is MNTIIERITEAIKDILIGLIKSSLDNMFTSVNEQVGTIAGQVGQTPQGWNAGIFNLIQNISQTVIVPIAGLIITFVLCYELITMVTQKNNFHEFETYNIFLWIFKAYVAIYLVTNTFNITMAVFDVGQHVVNNAAGVISGNTAVDATEAITRIVDALEDMELGDLFLLSMETMLISVTMHILSIIITVILFGRMIEIYLYTSIAPIPFATMTNKEWGNIGNNYLKGLFALAFQGFFMMVCVGIYAVLVNAMTISSDLHAAMFSVAAYTVILAFSLFKTGSLSKSIFNAH
- a CDS encoding Maff2 family mobile element protein — protein: MAFFSSAITTLKTLVVAIGAGLGVWGVVNLLEGYGNDNPGAKSQGIKQLMAGAGIMLLGTTLIPQLATLFS
- a CDS encoding VirD4-like conjugal transfer protein, CD1115 family encodes the protein MQKWKNKIGGKLSALDKKKLVLTNIPYALAAFYADRAFFLYRNSPGEDMGNKFLYAMEHADRIFAGFVLSNNWKDLLAGIVVAVVLKVLVWQKQADAKKLRKGIEYGSARWGTAEDIKPYMSEDPWMNIPLTATEALTMESRPKQPKYARNKNIVVIGGSGSGKTRFFVKPSVMQMNCSMVITDPKGTLIEECGKMLAKGPPKKDKNGNIMKDKSGKVVHEPYVIKVLNTINFSKSLHYNPFAYIRSEKDILKLVTTIIVNTKGEGEKASEDFWVKAEKLLYTALIAFIWYEGKEEEKNLNTLLDLLNESETREEDETYQNPVDMLFEELEAKEPQHFAVRQYKKYKMAAGKTAKSILISCGARLAPFDIAELREIMSYDEMELDKIGDRKTALFLIMSDTDTTFNFVIAMLQSQLFNLLCDKADDVYGGRLPVHVRVIADEFANIGQIPQFDKLIATIRSREISASIILQSQSQLKAMYKDSADTILGNCDTTLFLGGKEKTTLKEMSELLGKETIDLYNTSETRSNQKSFGLNYQKTGKQLMTEDEIAVMDGGKCILQIRGARPFFSDKYDITKHKNYRFLADENEKNRYKVEKELNPQYTPKPEEEVEVIQVELSE
- a CDS encoding PcfB family protein is translated as MQEEVTQKTVTFCIRATKITADLLKKVLVAYLRHQKQKSVEKKAQKNQPKQGKVTVKELAKQNAGMVNIEITDKNIKSFERYARKYGINYALKKDKSKDPPVYLVFFKGRDQDALNAAFREFSQKQIQKANKPSIHKRLAAYRAMMPKKTKDKVKNRHQEQSR